One Globicephala melas chromosome 17, mGloMel1.2, whole genome shotgun sequence DNA window includes the following coding sequences:
- the ZNF696 gene encoding zinc finger protein 696 isoform X4 — translation MDTCTAQAPSGGPASCYAALVAEQGAQSPGLMLRQATLEEGGRRGQAVPGLLRGPPRTLRFPDPCGNEEARERPKGSPRGPVVYEETGGQNGHEDSVSGSEVTLNAASTADRRGHWKGRPYRCSTCDRSFKCYSDVVKHQSIHSGEKPYECSDCGKAFIHSSHVVRHQRIHNGERPYVCKECGKAFSQSFNLIRHQRIHTGEKPYECAECGRSFSQRSDAIKHQRIHTGERLYECSECGKTFIHSSNVVRHQRIHHGENPYECKECGKAFSQSSNLIQHQRVHTGEKPYACQECGRAFSRSSFLSEHRRIHTGEKPYECGECGRAFRALSGFFRHQRIHTGEKPFHCARCGRAFRLSFHLIQHQRVHGTE, via the coding sequence CACAGGCACCGAGTGGCGGCCCGGCTTCCTGCTACGCTGCTTTGGTGGCTGAGCAAGGGGCTCAGAGCCCAGGGCTGATGCTACGACAGGCAACCTTAGAAGAAGGGGGGCGCCGTGGACAGGCTGTGCCAGGACTGTTACGGGGGCCTCCCCGGACACTGCGGTTTCCAGACCCTTGTGGGAATGAGGAAGCTAGAGAGAGGCCCAAAGGTTCCCCTCGGGGACCAGTTGTTTATGAGGAAACTGGAGGGCAGAATGGCCATGAGGACAGTGTGTCCGGGTCAGAGGTCACCCTGAATGCAGCCTCCACAGCCGATAGGAGAGGCCACTGGAAAGGACGGCCTTACCGATGCAGCACCTGCGACAGGAGCTTCAAATGCTATTCAGATGTGGTGAAACACCAGAGCATTCACTCTGGGGAGAAACCCTACGAGTGCAGCGACTGTGGGAAGGCCTTCATCCACAGCTCCCACGTCGTCAGGCACCAGCGCATTCACAACGGGGAGAGGCCTTACGTTTGTAAGgagtgtgggaaggccttcagccAGAGCTTCAACCTCATCAGACACCAGAGAATCCACACGGGAGAGAAGCCCTACGAATGTGCTGAGTGTGGCAGGTCCTTCAGTCAGAGGTCAGATGCCATTAAGcaccagagaattcacactggCGAGCGGCTGTATGAGTGCAGCGAGTGCGGGAAAACCTTCATCCATAGCTCAAACGTCGTCCGACACCAGAGAATTCACCACGGAGAGAATCCTTACGAATGCAAagagtgtgggaaagccttcagccAGAGCTCCAACCTCATTCAGCACCAGCGGGtccacactggggagaagccCTACGCCTGCCAGGAGTGTGGGCGCGCCTTCAGCCGCAGCTCCTTCCTCAGTGAGCACCGGCGCATCCACACCGGGGAGAAGCCCTACGAGTGCGGCGAGTGTGGCCGCGCCTTCAGGGCCCTGTCGGGCTTCTTCCGGCACCAGAGGatccacactggggagaagccTTTCCACTGTGCCAGGTGTGGCAGGGCCTTCCGCCTGAGCTTTCATCTTATCCAGCACCAGCGAGTTCACGGCACGGAGTGA
- the ZNF696 gene encoding zinc finger protein 696 isoform X3, which translates to MDTCTAFLAQAPSGGPASCYAALVAEQGAQSPGLMLRQATLEEGGRRGQAVPGLLRGPPRTLRFPDPCGNEEARERPKGSPRGPVVYEETGGQNGHEDSVSGSEVTLNAASTADRRGHWKGRPYRCSTCDRSFKCYSDVVKHQSIHSGEKPYECSDCGKAFIHSSHVVRHQRIHNGERPYVCKECGKAFSQSFNLIRHQRIHTGEKPYECAECGRSFSQRSDAIKHQRIHTGERLYECSECGKTFIHSSNVVRHQRIHHGENPYECKECGKAFSQSSNLIQHQRVHTGEKPYACQECGRAFSRSSFLSEHRRIHTGEKPYECGECGRAFRALSGFFRHQRIHTGEKPFHCARCGRAFRLSFHLIQHQRVHGTE; encoded by the coding sequence CTTTCCTAGCACAGGCACCGAGTGGCGGCCCGGCTTCCTGCTACGCTGCTTTGGTGGCTGAGCAAGGGGCTCAGAGCCCAGGGCTGATGCTACGACAGGCAACCTTAGAAGAAGGGGGGCGCCGTGGACAGGCTGTGCCAGGACTGTTACGGGGGCCTCCCCGGACACTGCGGTTTCCAGACCCTTGTGGGAATGAGGAAGCTAGAGAGAGGCCCAAAGGTTCCCCTCGGGGACCAGTTGTTTATGAGGAAACTGGAGGGCAGAATGGCCATGAGGACAGTGTGTCCGGGTCAGAGGTCACCCTGAATGCAGCCTCCACAGCCGATAGGAGAGGCCACTGGAAAGGACGGCCTTACCGATGCAGCACCTGCGACAGGAGCTTCAAATGCTATTCAGATGTGGTGAAACACCAGAGCATTCACTCTGGGGAGAAACCCTACGAGTGCAGCGACTGTGGGAAGGCCTTCATCCACAGCTCCCACGTCGTCAGGCACCAGCGCATTCACAACGGGGAGAGGCCTTACGTTTGTAAGgagtgtgggaaggccttcagccAGAGCTTCAACCTCATCAGACACCAGAGAATCCACACGGGAGAGAAGCCCTACGAATGTGCTGAGTGTGGCAGGTCCTTCAGTCAGAGGTCAGATGCCATTAAGcaccagagaattcacactggCGAGCGGCTGTATGAGTGCAGCGAGTGCGGGAAAACCTTCATCCATAGCTCAAACGTCGTCCGACACCAGAGAATTCACCACGGAGAGAATCCTTACGAATGCAAagagtgtgggaaagccttcagccAGAGCTCCAACCTCATTCAGCACCAGCGGGtccacactggggagaagccCTACGCCTGCCAGGAGTGTGGGCGCGCCTTCAGCCGCAGCTCCTTCCTCAGTGAGCACCGGCGCATCCACACCGGGGAGAAGCCCTACGAGTGCGGCGAGTGTGGCCGCGCCTTCAGGGCCCTGTCGGGCTTCTTCCGGCACCAGAGGatccacactggggagaagccTTTCCACTGTGCCAGGTGTGGCAGGGCCTTCCGCCTGAGCTTTCATCTTATCCAGCACCAGCGAGTTCACGGCACGGAGTGA
- the ZNF696 gene encoding zinc finger protein 696 isoform X2, which yields MPALRQVSYYWCFCGKQQAEPQPESTERPREATLMDTCTAQAPSGGPASCYAALVAEQGAQSPGLMLRQATLEEGGRRGQAVPGLLRGPPRTLRFPDPCGNEEARERPKGSPRGPVVYEETGGQNGHEDSVSGSEVTLNAASTADRRGHWKGRPYRCSTCDRSFKCYSDVVKHQSIHSGEKPYECSDCGKAFIHSSHVVRHQRIHNGERPYVCKECGKAFSQSFNLIRHQRIHTGEKPYECAECGRSFSQRSDAIKHQRIHTGERLYECSECGKTFIHSSNVVRHQRIHHGENPYECKECGKAFSQSSNLIQHQRVHTGEKPYACQECGRAFSRSSFLSEHRRIHTGEKPYECGECGRAFRALSGFFRHQRIHTGEKPFHCARCGRAFRLSFHLIQHQRVHGTE from the coding sequence CACAGGCACCGAGTGGCGGCCCGGCTTCCTGCTACGCTGCTTTGGTGGCTGAGCAAGGGGCTCAGAGCCCAGGGCTGATGCTACGACAGGCAACCTTAGAAGAAGGGGGGCGCCGTGGACAGGCTGTGCCAGGACTGTTACGGGGGCCTCCCCGGACACTGCGGTTTCCAGACCCTTGTGGGAATGAGGAAGCTAGAGAGAGGCCCAAAGGTTCCCCTCGGGGACCAGTTGTTTATGAGGAAACTGGAGGGCAGAATGGCCATGAGGACAGTGTGTCCGGGTCAGAGGTCACCCTGAATGCAGCCTCCACAGCCGATAGGAGAGGCCACTGGAAAGGACGGCCTTACCGATGCAGCACCTGCGACAGGAGCTTCAAATGCTATTCAGATGTGGTGAAACACCAGAGCATTCACTCTGGGGAGAAACCCTACGAGTGCAGCGACTGTGGGAAGGCCTTCATCCACAGCTCCCACGTCGTCAGGCACCAGCGCATTCACAACGGGGAGAGGCCTTACGTTTGTAAGgagtgtgggaaggccttcagccAGAGCTTCAACCTCATCAGACACCAGAGAATCCACACGGGAGAGAAGCCCTACGAATGTGCTGAGTGTGGCAGGTCCTTCAGTCAGAGGTCAGATGCCATTAAGcaccagagaattcacactggCGAGCGGCTGTATGAGTGCAGCGAGTGCGGGAAAACCTTCATCCATAGCTCAAACGTCGTCCGACACCAGAGAATTCACCACGGAGAGAATCCTTACGAATGCAAagagtgtgggaaagccttcagccAGAGCTCCAACCTCATTCAGCACCAGCGGGtccacactggggagaagccCTACGCCTGCCAGGAGTGTGGGCGCGCCTTCAGCCGCAGCTCCTTCCTCAGTGAGCACCGGCGCATCCACACCGGGGAGAAGCCCTACGAGTGCGGCGAGTGTGGCCGCGCCTTCAGGGCCCTGTCGGGCTTCTTCCGGCACCAGAGGatccacactggggagaagccTTTCCACTGTGCCAGGTGTGGCAGGGCCTTCCGCCTGAGCTTTCATCTTATCCAGCACCAGCGAGTTCACGGCACGGAGTGA
- the ZNF696 gene encoding zinc finger protein 696 isoform X5: MLRQATLEEGGRRGQAVPGLLRGPPRTLRFPDPCGNEEARERPKGSPRGPVVYEETGGQNGHEDSVSGSEVTLNAASTADRRGHWKGRPYRCSTCDRSFKCYSDVVKHQSIHSGEKPYECSDCGKAFIHSSHVVRHQRIHNGERPYVCKECGKAFSQSFNLIRHQRIHTGEKPYECAECGRSFSQRSDAIKHQRIHTGERLYECSECGKTFIHSSNVVRHQRIHHGENPYECKECGKAFSQSSNLIQHQRVHTGEKPYACQECGRAFSRSSFLSEHRRIHTGEKPYECGECGRAFRALSGFFRHQRIHTGEKPFHCARCGRAFRLSFHLIQHQRVHGTE; the protein is encoded by the coding sequence ATGCTACGACAGGCAACCTTAGAAGAAGGGGGGCGCCGTGGACAGGCTGTGCCAGGACTGTTACGGGGGCCTCCCCGGACACTGCGGTTTCCAGACCCTTGTGGGAATGAGGAAGCTAGAGAGAGGCCCAAAGGTTCCCCTCGGGGACCAGTTGTTTATGAGGAAACTGGAGGGCAGAATGGCCATGAGGACAGTGTGTCCGGGTCAGAGGTCACCCTGAATGCAGCCTCCACAGCCGATAGGAGAGGCCACTGGAAAGGACGGCCTTACCGATGCAGCACCTGCGACAGGAGCTTCAAATGCTATTCAGATGTGGTGAAACACCAGAGCATTCACTCTGGGGAGAAACCCTACGAGTGCAGCGACTGTGGGAAGGCCTTCATCCACAGCTCCCACGTCGTCAGGCACCAGCGCATTCACAACGGGGAGAGGCCTTACGTTTGTAAGgagtgtgggaaggccttcagccAGAGCTTCAACCTCATCAGACACCAGAGAATCCACACGGGAGAGAAGCCCTACGAATGTGCTGAGTGTGGCAGGTCCTTCAGTCAGAGGTCAGATGCCATTAAGcaccagagaattcacactggCGAGCGGCTGTATGAGTGCAGCGAGTGCGGGAAAACCTTCATCCATAGCTCAAACGTCGTCCGACACCAGAGAATTCACCACGGAGAGAATCCTTACGAATGCAAagagtgtgggaaagccttcagccAGAGCTCCAACCTCATTCAGCACCAGCGGGtccacactggggagaagccCTACGCCTGCCAGGAGTGTGGGCGCGCCTTCAGCCGCAGCTCCTTCCTCAGTGAGCACCGGCGCATCCACACCGGGGAGAAGCCCTACGAGTGCGGCGAGTGTGGCCGCGCCTTCAGGGCCCTGTCGGGCTTCTTCCGGCACCAGAGGatccacactggggagaagccTTTCCACTGTGCCAGGTGTGGCAGGGCCTTCCGCCTGAGCTTTCATCTTATCCAGCACCAGCGAGTTCACGGCACGGAGTGA
- the ZNF696 gene encoding zinc finger protein 696 isoform X1: MPALRQVSYYWCFCGKQQAEPQPESTERPREATLMDTCTAFLAQAPSGGPASCYAALVAEQGAQSPGLMLRQATLEEGGRRGQAVPGLLRGPPRTLRFPDPCGNEEARERPKGSPRGPVVYEETGGQNGHEDSVSGSEVTLNAASTADRRGHWKGRPYRCSTCDRSFKCYSDVVKHQSIHSGEKPYECSDCGKAFIHSSHVVRHQRIHNGERPYVCKECGKAFSQSFNLIRHQRIHTGEKPYECAECGRSFSQRSDAIKHQRIHTGERLYECSECGKTFIHSSNVVRHQRIHHGENPYECKECGKAFSQSSNLIQHQRVHTGEKPYACQECGRAFSRSSFLSEHRRIHTGEKPYECGECGRAFRALSGFFRHQRIHTGEKPFHCARCGRAFRLSFHLIQHQRVHGTE; the protein is encoded by the coding sequence CTTTCCTAGCACAGGCACCGAGTGGCGGCCCGGCTTCCTGCTACGCTGCTTTGGTGGCTGAGCAAGGGGCTCAGAGCCCAGGGCTGATGCTACGACAGGCAACCTTAGAAGAAGGGGGGCGCCGTGGACAGGCTGTGCCAGGACTGTTACGGGGGCCTCCCCGGACACTGCGGTTTCCAGACCCTTGTGGGAATGAGGAAGCTAGAGAGAGGCCCAAAGGTTCCCCTCGGGGACCAGTTGTTTATGAGGAAACTGGAGGGCAGAATGGCCATGAGGACAGTGTGTCCGGGTCAGAGGTCACCCTGAATGCAGCCTCCACAGCCGATAGGAGAGGCCACTGGAAAGGACGGCCTTACCGATGCAGCACCTGCGACAGGAGCTTCAAATGCTATTCAGATGTGGTGAAACACCAGAGCATTCACTCTGGGGAGAAACCCTACGAGTGCAGCGACTGTGGGAAGGCCTTCATCCACAGCTCCCACGTCGTCAGGCACCAGCGCATTCACAACGGGGAGAGGCCTTACGTTTGTAAGgagtgtgggaaggccttcagccAGAGCTTCAACCTCATCAGACACCAGAGAATCCACACGGGAGAGAAGCCCTACGAATGTGCTGAGTGTGGCAGGTCCTTCAGTCAGAGGTCAGATGCCATTAAGcaccagagaattcacactggCGAGCGGCTGTATGAGTGCAGCGAGTGCGGGAAAACCTTCATCCATAGCTCAAACGTCGTCCGACACCAGAGAATTCACCACGGAGAGAATCCTTACGAATGCAAagagtgtgggaaagccttcagccAGAGCTCCAACCTCATTCAGCACCAGCGGGtccacactggggagaagccCTACGCCTGCCAGGAGTGTGGGCGCGCCTTCAGCCGCAGCTCCTTCCTCAGTGAGCACCGGCGCATCCACACCGGGGAGAAGCCCTACGAGTGCGGCGAGTGTGGCCGCGCCTTCAGGGCCCTGTCGGGCTTCTTCCGGCACCAGAGGatccacactggggagaagccTTTCCACTGTGCCAGGTGTGGCAGGGCCTTCCGCCTGAGCTTTCATCTTATCCAGCACCAGCGAGTTCACGGCACGGAGTGA
- the TOP1MT gene encoding LOW QUALITY PROTEIN: DNA topoisomerase I, mitochondrial (The sequence of the model RefSeq protein was modified relative to this genomic sequence to represent the inferred CDS: inserted 4 bases in 3 codons), translating into MSRFLREFASTTMEMTAEERKVIKHLDKCDFTEIHRYFVDKTAARKALPKEEKQELKEEATKLQQEFGYCILDGHREKVGSFKTEPPGLFXGRSDHPKMGMLKRRVLPEDVTINCGRDSEVPEPPVGHRWKEVRCDRTVTWLAAWTENMQNSVKYVMLNPSSELKGQRDREKHEVARRLKGVAGEIRPQYRADWKXQEMKARPRAAALYFIDEVPLRAGHEKEEGETADTVGCCSLRVEHIQLHPEADGCPYVVEFDFLGKDSIRYYNEVPLEKLVYENLQLFMENKGPGDELFDRLTTASLNRYLQVLMDGLTAKVFRTCNASLTLQXQLRVLTRAEDSVAAKILSYNRANRAVAVLCNHQRATPKTSEKSVQTLRSKIEAKKKQVAEAKAELKEARAEHKRRGDGRSKSFLEKRGWLLERQEQLGRLSTQATDEEESKQVALGTSKLNCLDPRISVAWCKRFGVPVEKIYNKTQREKFAWALDMADQVKLTREQPLDGTSGCLRGGHVSCGRKSCKLFSVVTFKALFRCLPTWDVLLGSSPGSDAQCSVGSAVWPAASECTACGILVPRPGIEPVPPAVEAWSPNHWTTNRPTFPTPLAEETVFSTLHISASLVKD; encoded by the exons ATGAGCCGCTTCCTGAGGGAGTTTGCTTCTACTACGATG GAAATGACAGCAGAAGAGAGGAAAGTAATCAAGCACCTGGACAAGTGTGACTTCACAGAAATCCACAGATACTTTGTGGACAAGACCGCCGCCCGGAAGGCCCTGCCCAAGGAGGAGAAGCAG GAGCTCAAAGAAGAGGCGACAAAACTTCAGCAAGAGTTTGGCTATTGTATCTTAGACGGGCACCGAGAGAAGGTCGGCAGTTTCAAGACTGAGCCCCCTGGGTTGT GGGGCCGCAGCGACCACCCCAAGATGGGGATGCTGAAGAGGAGGGTCCTGCCGGAGGACGTGACCATCAACTGCGGCAG GGACTCCGAAGTACCTGAGCCTCCGGTAGGTCACCGGTGGAAGGAGGTGCGGTGCGACCGCACGGTCACGTGGCTGGCGGCGTGGACAGAGAACATGCAGAACTCCGTCAAGTACGTCATGTTGAACCCCAGCTCCGAGCTGAAG GGGCAGAGAGACCGGGAGAAGCATGAAGTGGCTCGGCGCTTGAAAGGAGTTGCGGGCGAGATCCGTCCTCAGTACCGGGCCGACTGGAA CCAAGAAATGAAGGCGAGACCACGCGCCGCGGCGCTTTATTTCATCGATGAGGT CCCGCTGCGAGCCGGGCATGAGAAGGAGGAGGGCGAGACGGCTGACACGGTGGGCTGCTGCTCCCTGCGCGTGGAACACATTCAGCTGCACCCAGAGGCCGATGGCTGCCCGTACGTCGTGGAATTCGACTTCCTGGGAAAGGACTCGATCCGCTACTACAACGAAGTGCCGCTGGAGAAGCTG GTGTACGAGAATCTGCAGCTGTTCATGGAGAACAAAGGCCCTGGGGATGAGCTTTTTGATAGACTGACC ACCGCCAGTCTGAACAGGTACCTGCAGGTCCTGATGGATGGCCTGACGGCCAAGGTGTTCCGGACCTGCAACGCCAGCCTCACCCTGC GCCAGCTGAGAGTGCTGACCAGAG CTGAAGACAGCGTAGCCGCTAAGATTCTGTCTTACAACCGAGCAAATCGGGCCGTTGCCGTTCTCTGCAACCATCAGCGGGCAACTCCCAAGACCTCCGAGAAGTCGGTGCAGACGCTTCGGTCGAAG ATTGAGGCGAAGAAGAAGCAGGTGGCCGAGGCCAAGGCAGAGCTGAAGGAGGCAAGGGCCGAGCACAAACGCAGAGGGGACGGCAGGTCCAAGAG cTTCCTGGAGAAGAGGGGATGGCTGCTGGAGAGGCAGGAGCAGCTCGGGAGGCTGAGCACGCAGGCCACAGACGAGGAGGAGAGCAAGCAGGTGGCCCTGGGCACGTCCAAGCTCAACTGCCTGGACCCCCGGATCAGTGTCGCCTG GTGTAAGAGGTTTGGGGTGCCTGTGGAGAAGATCTACAACAAGACACAGAGGGAGAAGTTCGCCTGGGCTCTCGACATGGCAG ACCAGGTGAAACTCACCAGAGAACAGCCTTTGGATGGGACTTCCGGGTGCCTTAGGGGCGGGCATGTTTCGTGTGGAAGGAAAA GttgcaaattattttcagttgTAACTTTCAAAGCATTGTTCCGTTGTCTTCCAACTTGGGACGTGCTGTTGGGAAGTTCCCCGGGATCTGATGCCCAGTGCTCCGTGGGATCTGCCGTCTGGCCTGCCGCCTCTGAG tgcacagcatgcggaatcttagttcctcgaccaggaattgaacctgtgccacctgcggtggaagcgtggagtcctaaccactggaccaccaa ccgtccaactttcccaacaccacttgctgaagagactgtcttttctacattgcaTATTTCTGCCTCCCTTGTCAAAGATTAA